One Spirochaetaceae bacterium DNA segment encodes these proteins:
- the topA gene encoding type I DNA topoisomerase: MPAALVIVESPAKANTIARYLGSEYVVESSIGHVRDLPQNAADVPKAYKDKPWARLGIDVEHGFKPLYVVSPDKRKQITKLKKLLAGAEVLYLATDEDREGEAIAWHLQEVLKPPKRMAVKRMVFHEITAPAIRAAIENPRDVDRRLVDSQEARRILDRLYGYEVSPVLWKKVQPRLSAGRVQSVATRIVVERERLRMAFVAAEYWSLTATFAVAVEAAAGDPSEFDAALVAVDGRPVATGASFDRGGKLKNAATVRLDEATARGLIAALADTRFTVRSVEKKPYRRRPAAPFMTSTLQQEASRKLRMSATVAMRTAQSLYEKGFITYMRTDSTTLSNAAHGAARDTIRERFGDQYLPQSPRRYASRVKNAQEAHEAIRPAGNRFRPPEEVSRTLPRQEAALYDLIWKRTVASQMTDTVGSTVHVRVGGTAGDDRDTEFAAAGTTITHYGFRRVYSEGTDDDRRGADKRPDSDSERQLPALADGDAVDARALEPAGHATQPPARFTEASLVRQLEKLGVGRPSTYATIMTTIQDRGYVWKKGTALVPTFTAFSVINLLERHFSDLVDYAFTARMEDELDNIATGDEQVVPWLSRFYFGADGNGDPGLRAMVSDRLGEIDARAVNSVVIGGSGGGDSAGADSAGGIVVRVGRYGTYLQRGEARANVPAEIAPDELTLERALELIQAPSDDRVLGPDPDSGLPVLARAGRFGPYVQVGEADGTAKEKPKTASLLASMSLETVTLDEALKVLSLPRVVGTAADGTPVTAQNGRYGPYIKKGTDNRTLDSEELLFTVTLDECERIFAQPRRRRSQAAKGPLKELGNDPATDRPMVIKEGRFGPYVTDGETNASLRTGDSVETITPERAAELLLLRRERGPAPKRRTTRRSTTKRATPSRRRTAPK; the protein is encoded by the coding sequence GTGCCAGCGGCCCTTGTCATCGTCGAATCGCCCGCCAAGGCGAACACCATCGCCCGCTACCTGGGCTCCGAATACGTGGTGGAATCCTCCATCGGTCACGTCCGCGACCTGCCGCAGAACGCCGCGGACGTCCCGAAAGCGTACAAGGACAAGCCGTGGGCGCGTCTCGGGATCGACGTCGAGCACGGCTTCAAGCCGCTGTACGTGGTGTCACCGGACAAGCGCAAGCAGATCACCAAGCTCAAGAAGCTGCTCGCCGGAGCGGAGGTGCTCTACCTGGCGACGGACGAAGACCGCGAGGGCGAGGCGATCGCCTGGCACCTGCAGGAGGTGCTGAAGCCGCCCAAGCGGATGGCAGTGAAGCGGATGGTGTTCCACGAGATCACCGCGCCCGCGATTCGCGCCGCCATCGAGAATCCGCGTGACGTCGACCGCCGCCTGGTCGACTCCCAGGAGGCGCGGCGCATCCTCGACCGGCTGTACGGGTACGAAGTCTCGCCGGTGTTGTGGAAGAAGGTGCAGCCGCGGCTGTCCGCCGGCCGCGTGCAGAGCGTCGCCACCCGCATCGTCGTGGAGCGGGAGCGCTTACGGATGGCGTTCGTTGCGGCCGAGTACTGGAGCCTCACCGCAACCTTCGCCGTGGCCGTCGAGGCGGCTGCCGGCGATCCGAGCGAGTTCGACGCCGCCCTGGTCGCCGTCGACGGGCGGCCGGTCGCCACCGGCGCCAGCTTCGACCGCGGCGGAAAGCTCAAGAACGCTGCCACGGTACGCCTCGACGAGGCCACCGCACGCGGCCTGATCGCGGCGCTCGCCGACACCCGGTTCACGGTGCGGTCGGTGGAGAAGAAACCCTACCGGCGGCGGCCCGCCGCACCGTTCATGACCTCCACCCTGCAGCAGGAGGCCAGCCGCAAGCTGCGCATGTCGGCGACCGTGGCGATGCGTACGGCGCAGTCGCTGTACGAGAAAGGCTTCATCACCTACATGCGCACCGACAGCACCACGCTGTCGAACGCCGCCCACGGCGCCGCCCGCGACACCATCCGGGAGCGCTTCGGCGACCAGTACCTGCCGCAGTCGCCGCGCCGCTACGCCAGCCGGGTCAAGAACGCGCAGGAAGCGCACGAGGCGATCCGCCCGGCCGGCAACCGCTTCCGCCCGCCGGAGGAAGTAAGCCGCACGCTGCCGCGCCAGGAGGCGGCGCTGTACGACCTGATCTGGAAGCGCACGGTGGCGTCCCAGATGACCGACACCGTGGGCAGCACCGTGCACGTCCGGGTCGGCGGCACGGCGGGCGACGACCGCGACACCGAGTTTGCCGCCGCCGGCACCACCATCACCCACTACGGCTTCCGGCGTGTCTACTCGGAGGGCACGGATGACGACCGCCGTGGGGCCGACAAGCGGCCTGACAGCGACAGCGAGCGGCAGCTTCCGGCACTCGCCGACGGAGATGCCGTAGACGCCCGCGCGCTCGAGCCCGCCGGCCACGCCACTCAGCCGCCGGCGCGGTTCACGGAGGCATCGCTGGTCCGGCAACTGGAGAAGCTGGGCGTCGGGCGTCCCTCTACCTACGCCACCATCATGACCACCATCCAGGACCGCGGTTACGTGTGGAAGAAGGGCACCGCGCTGGTTCCCACCTTTACCGCGTTCTCGGTGATCAACCTGCTGGAACGGCACTTCTCCGACTTGGTCGACTACGCGTTCACGGCGCGCATGGAGGACGAGCTCGACAACATAGCAACCGGCGACGAACAGGTGGTGCCGTGGCTCAGCCGCTTCTACTTCGGCGCCGACGGCAACGGCGATCCGGGGCTGCGGGCGATGGTTTCGGACCGGCTCGGTGAAATCGATGCCCGCGCCGTCAACTCGGTGGTAATCGGCGGCAGCGGCGGCGGTGACAGTGCCGGCGCTGACAGTGCCGGCGGCATCGTGGTCCGCGTCGGCCGTTACGGGACCTACCTGCAGCGCGGCGAGGCGCGCGCCAATGTCCCGGCGGAAATCGCGCCCGACGAGCTGACCCTGGAGCGGGCGCTGGAGCTGATCCAGGCGCCCAGCGACGACCGGGTGCTCGGCCCCGATCCCGACAGCGGTCTGCCCGTACTCGCCCGCGCCGGCCGGTTCGGCCCCTACGTCCAGGTGGGCGAAGCGGACGGCACGGCCAAGGAGAAGCCGAAGACCGCGTCGCTGCTGGCCAGCATGAGCCTGGAGACCGTGACCCTGGACGAGGCCCTGAAGGTGCTGTCGCTGCCGCGCGTGGTCGGCACCGCTGCCGACGGCACCCCGGTGACCGCCCAGAACGGCCGCTACGGCCCCTACATCAAGAAGGGCACCGACAACCGCACCCTGGACTCGGAGGAACTGCTGTTCACCGTCACGCTCGACGAATGCGAGCGGATCTTCGCGCAGCCGCGGCGGCGGCGCTCGCAGGCGGCCAAGGGCCCGCTGAAGGAACTGGGCAACGACCCCGCCACCGACCGCCCGATGGTGATCAAGGAGGGCCGCTTCGGCCCCTACGTCACCGACGGCGAGACCAACGCCTCGCTGCGCACCGGCGACTCCGTGGAGACCATCACCCCCGAACGCGCCGCCGAACTCCTGCTCCTCCGCCGCGAACGCGGCCCGGCCCCGAAGCGCCGCACCACCAGGCGCTCCACGACCAAACGCGCCACACCCTCGCGGAGGCGTACAGCGCCCAAATAG